The Mycolicibacterium smegmatis genome has a window encoding:
- a CDS encoding ABC transporter ATP-binding protein, whose protein sequence is MSIETVARQTLYRQTHAKGGDLHALANRRLLARIWRFAARHHRRLAVFFAVSVLSAVLAVTTPVLAGRVIDQITDGGLAAVVLLLAGTIAAIAVAEAAVSLVTRWLSSTIGEGLILDLRTAVFDHVQKMPIAFFTRTRTGALVSRLGNDVIGAQRAFSDTFSGIVTNVVTLTLTLVVMLRISWQITLLALVLVPLFVVPARRIGARMADLSRRAAAHNATMNTQMTERFSAPGATLVKLFGSPQRESDEFAARADAVRDIGVRTAMLQSTFMNSLTLMSALALALVYGLGGVLAIGGQLQAGSIVSLALLLTRMYAPLTALANARVEIASALVSFERVFEVLDLEPLIAEEPDAMPVPDGPVTVEFDDVRFSYPSADKVSLASLEEVAELDHRGGDEVLHGISFRAEPGQMVALVGSSGAGKSTIASLVARLYDVDAGGVRLGGVDVRDVTFASLKDTVGMVTQDGHLFHESIGANLRLAAPNATDDELWDALRRARLADVVAAMPDGLDTVVGERGYRLSGGQRQRLTIARLLLGRSRVVVLDEATASLDSASEAAVQQALAEALAGRTSLVVAHRLSTVRAADLILVVEDGRIVERGTHDALLARGGRYAELYETQFGSEDRADASAA, encoded by the coding sequence ATGAGTATCGAGACCGTCGCGCGGCAGACCCTGTACCGCCAAACGCACGCCAAGGGCGGTGACCTGCACGCGCTCGCGAACCGGCGACTGCTGGCGCGAATCTGGCGTTTCGCGGCACGCCACCACCGCAGGCTCGCGGTGTTCTTCGCGGTCAGCGTGCTCAGCGCGGTGCTCGCGGTCACCACGCCGGTGCTGGCCGGCCGCGTGATCGACCAGATCACCGACGGCGGATTGGCCGCGGTAGTGCTCCTGCTGGCGGGCACCATCGCCGCCATCGCAGTCGCCGAGGCCGCGGTGTCGCTGGTCACCCGCTGGCTGTCGTCGACCATCGGCGAGGGCCTCATCCTCGACTTGCGCACCGCGGTGTTCGACCACGTGCAGAAGATGCCCATCGCGTTCTTCACGCGCACCCGCACGGGTGCCCTCGTGAGCCGCCTGGGCAACGACGTCATCGGCGCACAGCGCGCGTTCTCCGACACGTTCTCGGGCATCGTCACCAACGTCGTGACGCTGACGCTCACGCTCGTGGTGATGCTGCGGATCTCGTGGCAGATCACGCTGCTCGCGCTCGTGCTGGTTCCGCTGTTCGTGGTGCCCGCACGCCGCATCGGTGCGCGCATGGCCGATCTGTCGCGGCGCGCCGCGGCGCACAACGCGACCATGAACACGCAGATGACCGAGCGGTTCTCGGCGCCGGGCGCCACGCTGGTCAAACTGTTCGGCAGCCCGCAGCGCGAATCCGACGAGTTCGCGGCGCGTGCCGACGCGGTCCGTGACATCGGGGTGCGCACCGCGATGCTGCAGTCGACGTTCATGAACTCGCTGACGCTGATGTCGGCACTGGCCCTGGCGCTGGTGTACGGCCTGGGCGGCGTACTCGCTATCGGCGGGCAGTTGCAGGCCGGCTCGATCGTGTCGCTGGCGCTGCTGCTCACCCGCATGTACGCCCCACTGACCGCCCTGGCCAACGCGCGCGTCGAGATCGCGAGTGCACTGGTGTCGTTCGAGCGGGTCTTCGAGGTGCTCGACCTGGAACCGCTGATCGCCGAGGAACCCGACGCCATGCCGGTACCGGACGGTCCGGTGACCGTCGAGTTCGACGATGTGCGGTTCTCGTATCCGTCGGCCGACAAGGTGTCGCTGGCGTCGCTGGAAGAGGTCGCCGAGCTCGACCACCGCGGCGGCGACGAGGTGCTGCACGGCATCAGCTTCCGCGCCGAGCCGGGTCAGATGGTGGCCCTGGTCGGCTCCTCGGGTGCAGGCAAGTCGACCATCGCCTCGCTGGTCGCGCGGCTCTACGATGTCGATGCCGGCGGGGTCCGGTTGGGTGGCGTCGACGTGCGCGACGTGACGTTCGCATCGCTGAAGGACACCGTCGGCATGGTGACCCAGGACGGGCACCTGTTCCACGAGTCGATCGGGGCCAACCTGCGGCTGGCCGCGCCGAACGCGACCGACGACGAGTTGTGGGACGCCCTGCGCCGCGCCCGGCTGGCCGATGTGGTTGCCGCGATGCCCGACGGGCTCGACACGGTTGTCGGTGAGCGGGGATACCGTCTTTCCGGAGGGCAGCGGCAGCGGCTGACGATCGCGCGCCTGCTGTTGGGGCGATCGCGGGTGGTGGTGCTGGATGAGGCGACGGCGTCGCTGGACTCGGCCTCCGAGGCCGCGGTGCAGCAGGCCCTGGCCGAGGCGTTGGCGGGCCGCACGTCACTGGTCGTCGCCCACCGGCTGTCCACGGTGCGCGCGGCCGATCTCATCCTCGTCGTCGAGGACGGACGCATCGTCGAACGCGGCACGCATGATGCGCTGTTGGCCCGTGGCGGACGTTACGCCGAGCTGTACGAAACGCAGTTCGGCTCCGAGGACCGGGCCGATGCGAGCGCCGCGTGA
- the prrA gene encoding two-component system response regulator PrrA: MAGMDSTTSGMASPRVLVVDDDPDVLASLERGLRLSGFDVSTAVDGAEALRSATETRPDAIVLDINMPVLDGVSVVTALRAMDNDVPVCVLSARSSVDDRVAGLEAGADDYLVKPFVLAELVARVKALLRRRGSSATFSSETIQVGPLEVDIPGRRARVNGVDVDLTKREFDLLAVLAEHKTAVLSRAQLLELVWGYDFAADTNVVDVFIGYLRRKLEAGGAPRLLHTVRGVGFVLRTQ; this comes from the coding sequence ATGGCGGGCATGGACAGTACTACCAGCGGCATGGCCTCGCCGAGGGTGCTTGTGGTGGATGACGACCCCGACGTGCTCGCCTCACTCGAACGCGGGCTGCGGCTGTCCGGATTCGACGTGTCGACAGCCGTGGACGGGGCCGAGGCGCTGCGCAGCGCCACCGAGACGCGCCCCGACGCCATCGTGCTCGACATCAACATGCCCGTCCTCGACGGTGTCAGCGTGGTGACCGCGCTCCGCGCCATGGACAACGACGTGCCGGTGTGCGTGTTGTCCGCGCGCAGCAGTGTCGACGACCGCGTCGCGGGGCTCGAAGCCGGCGCCGACGACTACCTGGTGAAACCGTTCGTGCTGGCCGAACTCGTGGCGCGGGTCAAGGCGCTGCTGCGCCGCCGCGGCTCGTCGGCCACGTTCTCCTCGGAGACCATCCAGGTCGGCCCGCTCGAGGTGGACATCCCGGGCCGTCGCGCGCGCGTCAACGGCGTCGACGTCGACCTGACCAAGCGCGAGTTCGACCTGCTCGCCGTGCTGGCCGAGCACAAGACCGCGGTGCTCTCGCGCGCCCAGCTGCTCGAGCTGGTGTGGGGCTACGACTTCGCGGCCGACACCAACGTCGTCGACGTGTTCATCGGCTACCTGCGCCGGAAGCTCGAAGCCGGTGGCGCGCCCCGATTGCTGCACACCGTGCGAGGCGTCGGTTTCGTCCTGCGGACCCAGTAG
- a CDS encoding sensor histidine kinase: MSMLTRIFRRTPSLRTRVAFATAIGAAIVVVIVGTIVWIGITNDRKERLDRRLDEAAGFAIPFLPRGLDQIPRSPNDQDAVITVRQTGAVTSNSTVVLPELPAGYADTYIDGVRWRVRTVEIPAPGPMWVAVGATYDATIADTNNLHRRVLVICVFAVGAATVLGWVLAAFAVRPLKRLAEQTREIEAGDEAPDVEVRGATEAVEIAEAVNGMLKRIWKEQDRTKSALASARDFASVSAHELRTPLTAMRTNLEVLSTLDLPDEQRKEVVNDVIRTQSRIEATLGALERLAQGELSTTDDHVTVDITELLDRAAHDAMRIYPDLEVSLAPSPTVIIVGLPTGLRLSVDNAIANAVKHGGATRVQLSAVSSREGVEIAIDDNGVGVPEGERALVFDRFARGSTASRSGSGLGLALVAQQAELHGGTATLAESPLGGARLLLRLPGPR, from the coding sequence ATGAGCATGCTCACCCGGATTTTCCGCCGCACCCCGTCGCTGCGGACCCGGGTGGCGTTCGCGACGGCGATCGGTGCCGCGATCGTCGTGGTCATCGTCGGCACGATCGTGTGGATCGGCATCACCAACGACCGCAAGGAACGGCTCGACCGGCGTCTCGATGAGGCCGCGGGTTTCGCGATCCCGTTCCTGCCGCGCGGACTCGACCAGATCCCGCGCTCCCCCAACGACCAGGACGCCGTGATCACGGTGCGCCAGACCGGCGCGGTGACGTCGAACTCGACCGTGGTGCTCCCCGAGTTGCCCGCAGGCTACGCCGACACCTACATCGACGGTGTGCGCTGGCGTGTGCGCACCGTCGAGATCCCGGCGCCGGGCCCCATGTGGGTGGCCGTGGGCGCGACGTACGACGCGACCATCGCCGACACCAACAACCTGCACCGGCGGGTGCTCGTGATCTGTGTGTTCGCGGTCGGCGCGGCCACGGTGCTGGGCTGGGTGCTCGCAGCCTTCGCGGTGCGCCCGCTCAAACGCCTCGCCGAACAGACGCGCGAGATCGAGGCGGGCGACGAGGCCCCCGACGTGGAGGTGCGGGGGGCGACCGAGGCCGTCGAGATCGCCGAGGCCGTCAACGGCATGCTCAAGCGCATCTGGAAAGAACAGGACCGCACCAAGTCGGCCCTGGCGTCGGCGCGTGATTTCGCGTCGGTGTCCGCGCATGAACTGCGCACCCCGCTCACGGCGATGCGCACCAACCTCGAGGTGCTCTCCACCCTCGACCTGCCCGACGAGCAGCGCAAGGAAGTGGTCAACGACGTCATCCGCACGCAGTCGCGCATCGAGGCCACGCTCGGCGCGCTCGAACGGCTCGCGCAGGGCGAGTTGAGCACCACCGACGACCACGTGACCGTCGACATCACCGAACTGCTCGACCGCGCGGCGCACGACGCCATGCGCATCTACCCCGACCTGGAGGTGTCGCTCGCGCCGTCGCCGACCGTGATCATCGTGGGCTTGCCGACGGGCCTGCGCCTTTCGGTCGACAACGCGATCGCCAACGCCGTCAAACACGGCGGCGCCACGCGCGTGCAGCTTTCCGCGGTCAGCTCACGCGAGGGCGTCGAGATCGCGATCGACGACAACGGCGTCGGCGTGCCCGAGGGCGAACGGGCCCTGGTGTTCGACCGGTTCGCGCGCGGATCGACCGCGTCCCGGTCGGGTTCGGGCCTGGGCCTCGCACTCGTCGCGCAGCAGGCCGAACTGCACGGCGGCACCGCGACTTTGGCGGAGAGCCCGCTGGGCGGGGCCCGGCTGTTGTTGAGGCTGCCGGGCCCGCGCTGA
- a CDS encoding FKBP-type peptidyl-prolyl cis-trans isomerase — MTTKPEIEFPDGPAPTELVITDLVVGDGPEAVAGANVEVHYVGVEYDTGEEFDSSWNRGESIEFPLRGLIQGWQDGIPGMRVGGRRKLIIPPEQAYGPAGGGHRLSGKTLIFVIDLLATR, encoded by the coding sequence GTGACTACAAAACCTGAGATCGAGTTTCCGGACGGACCCGCCCCGACGGAACTGGTCATCACCGATCTGGTGGTGGGAGACGGTCCCGAGGCGGTTGCCGGCGCGAACGTCGAGGTTCACTACGTCGGTGTCGAGTACGACACCGGCGAGGAGTTCGACAGCTCGTGGAACCGCGGTGAGTCGATCGAGTTCCCGCTGCGCGGCTTGATCCAGGGTTGGCAGGACGGCATCCCCGGCATGCGTGTCGGCGGCCGCCGCAAGCTGATCATCCCGCCCGAGCAGGCGTACGGTCCCGCGGGCGGCGGTCACCGCCTCTCGGGCAAGACGCTCATCTTCGTCATCGACCTGCTGGCCACCCGATGA
- a CDS encoding DUF2630 family protein, with protein sequence MAKDQDILAEVHRLVAEEQELRDKLQRKEISEDEEHQRLQHLEVALDQCWDLLRQRRALRETGQDPREAEIRPAGEVENYKN encoded by the coding sequence GTGGCAAAAGACCAAGACATCCTCGCCGAAGTTCACCGGTTGGTCGCTGAAGAGCAGGAGCTGCGCGACAAGCTCCAGCGCAAGGAGATCAGCGAGGACGAGGAACACCAGCGGCTGCAGCACCTCGAAGTCGCGCTCGACCAGTGCTGGGACCTGTTGCGGCAACGCCGCGCCCTGCGCGAGACCGGACAGGACCCCCGCGAGGCCGAGATCCGTCCGGCCGGCGAGGTCGAGAACTACAAGAACTGA
- a CDS encoding phytoene desaturase family protein, protein MTEPQFDAVIVGGGHNGLVAAAYLACAGRRVRVLERLDHVGGAAVSAHAFDGVDARLSRYSYLVSLLPRSIVDDLGARMRLARRRYSSYTPDPATGGRTGLLVGPESTFAAIGAADDAERFAEFYRRWSLVTTRVWPTLLQPLRTRAQMREHVLAGQGPEAAAAWEDLTTRPIGDVITASVRNDLVRGVMATDALIGTFAATDDPALIQNVCFLYHLIGGGTGDWDVPIGGMGAVTGALAASAAGFGAEIVTGAEVYAITPDGEVRYRHGGTAHRISAHRVLANVTPVVLAKLLGEPAPQTAQGSQVKVNLMLRRLPRLRDDTVTAEQAFGGTFHINETLRQLDSAFAAAAGGRVPDPLPCEIYCHSLTDPSILSDDLRASGAQTLTVFGLHTPHSLAANDPDRMRDRLTSAVLNSLNSVLAEPIQDVLMEDSAGRLCIEAKTTVDLERSLGMTAGNIFHDALRWPFADDDEPLDTPAQRWGVATGHERILLCGSGSRRGGAVSGVGGHNAAMAVLERV, encoded by the coding sequence ATGACCGAACCGCAGTTCGACGCCGTCATCGTCGGCGGCGGGCACAACGGTCTGGTGGCCGCGGCCTATCTGGCCTGTGCCGGGCGCCGGGTCCGGGTGCTCGAACGCCTCGATCACGTGGGCGGCGCAGCCGTGTCGGCGCATGCCTTCGACGGTGTGGACGCGCGCCTGTCGCGCTACTCGTACCTGGTGAGCCTGCTGCCCCGCAGCATCGTCGACGACCTGGGCGCCCGCATGCGCCTGGCCCGTCGCCGCTATTCGTCTTACACGCCCGACCCCGCCACAGGCGGGCGTACCGGCCTGCTGGTCGGGCCGGAGTCGACGTTCGCGGCCATCGGCGCCGCCGACGATGCCGAGAGGTTCGCCGAGTTCTACCGGCGGTGGTCACTGGTCACCACGCGGGTCTGGCCGACGCTGCTGCAACCGCTGCGCACCCGCGCGCAGATGCGTGAGCACGTGCTCGCCGGGCAGGGCCCCGAGGCGGCCGCGGCGTGGGAGGACCTGACCACCCGACCCATCGGCGACGTGATCACGGCCTCGGTGCGCAACGACCTGGTGCGCGGCGTCATGGCCACCGACGCGCTGATCGGCACGTTCGCCGCGACCGACGATCCGGCGCTGATCCAGAACGTGTGCTTCCTGTACCACCTGATCGGCGGCGGCACCGGCGACTGGGACGTCCCGATCGGCGGGATGGGCGCGGTGACCGGGGCGCTGGCGGCCTCGGCAGCCGGATTCGGCGCCGAAATCGTCACGGGTGCAGAGGTTTACGCCATCACACCGGACGGCGAGGTGCGCTACCGCCACGGCGGGACCGCGCACCGCATCAGCGCTCACCGCGTGCTGGCCAACGTCACGCCCGTGGTGCTCGCGAAGCTTCTCGGCGAACCCGCACCGCAGACCGCGCAGGGTTCGCAGGTGAAGGTCAACCTGATGCTGCGCCGCCTGCCGCGCCTGCGCGACGACACCGTCACGGCCGAGCAGGCGTTCGGCGGCACGTTCCACATCAACGAGACGCTGCGCCAACTCGATTCGGCCTTCGCGGCCGCGGCCGGTGGACGCGTCCCCGATCCCCTGCCGTGTGAGATCTACTGCCACTCGCTGACCGATCCGAGCATCCTGTCCGACGACCTGCGCGCGTCCGGCGCGCAGACGCTGACGGTGTTCGGCCTGCACACGCCGCATTCACTCGCGGCCAACGATCCCGACCGCATGCGCGACCGGTTGACCTCGGCGGTGCTCAACTCGCTGAATTCGGTTCTCGCCGAACCCATTCAGGACGTGCTGATGGAGGACAGCGCGGGACGGCTGTGCATCGAGGCGAAGACCACGGTGGATCTGGAGCGCAGCCTCGGCATGACCGCGGGCAACATCTTCCACGATGCGCTGCGCTGGCCGTTCGCCGACGACGACGAACCGCTGGACACCCCGGCGCAACGCTGGGGTGTGGCCACCGGCCACGAGCGGATCCTGTTGTGCGGGTCGGGTTCCCGCCGCGGTGGTGCGGTGTCGGGCGTCGGTGGCCACAACGCCGCGATGGCGGTGCTCGAACGCGTCTAG
- a CDS encoding MarR family winged helix-turn-helix transcriptional regulator, protein MPGELAQDTAAVTAVHADDVWRALTAIVYDNRDSWKRAVIERSGLPFSRIRVLRRLARRPMSVKEVAHAATMDPPAATVAVNDLEERGLVTRQVDPANRRCKTVSITQAGLALWKEIEAVDDPAPEPLAALDPEDLQTLHAILSKVSGR, encoded by the coding sequence ATGCCCGGTGAACTCGCCCAGGACACGGCCGCGGTGACCGCCGTGCACGCCGATGACGTGTGGCGCGCGCTCACCGCGATCGTCTACGACAACCGCGACAGCTGGAAGCGCGCGGTGATCGAGCGTAGCGGACTGCCGTTCAGCCGTATCCGCGTGTTGCGACGGTTGGCGCGCAGGCCCATGTCGGTCAAGGAGGTCGCGCACGCGGCCACCATGGACCCGCCGGCCGCGACGGTCGCCGTCAACGACCTGGAGGAGCGCGGCCTGGTGACCCGTCAGGTCGACCCGGCCAACCGCCGCTGCAAGACCGTGTCGATCACGCAGGCGGGCCTGGCGCTGTGGAAGGAGATCGAGGCCGTCGACGATCCGGCACCCGAACCTCTCGCGGCGCTCGACCCCGAGGACCTGCAGACGCTGCACGCGATCCTGTCGAAGGTCTCGGGCCGCTAG
- a CDS encoding MFS transporter has protein sequence MNETVGALSARRKAIILVSCCLSLLIVSMDATIVNVAIPSIRSDLGASPSQLQWVIDVYTLVLASLLLLAGATGDRFGRRRTFHLGLTVFAVASLLCSVAPNIETLIAARLLQAIGGSMLNPVAMSIITQVFTGRVERARAIGVWGSVVGISMALGPLVGGALIEYVDWRAVFWINLPICALAILLTAIFVRESKSSTMRDVDPVGQGLGVAFLFGVVFVLIEGPGMGWTDPRTLAVAATALVAFLAFLRYESRRHDPFIDLRFFRSVPFASATLVAVCAFAAYGAFLFMMSLYLQSERGYSAMFTGLIYLPIAIGALIFSPLSGRMVGRFGSRPSLVSAGVLITAATVMLAQMTATTPVWLLLVIFAVFGIGFALVNAPITTAAVSGMPLDRAGAASAVASTSRQVGVSIGVALCGSVAGTALAGTGVDFAAASRPLWLICTALGVVIVAIGIVSTSPWALRSAERLAPLIGQHHRPAEVAHAR, from the coding sequence ATGAATGAAACTGTCGGCGCGCTCAGCGCGCGGCGCAAGGCGATCATCCTCGTCTCGTGCTGCCTGAGCCTGCTGATCGTGTCGATGGACGCCACCATCGTCAACGTCGCGATCCCCAGCATCCGCTCCGATCTCGGGGCGTCCCCGTCGCAACTGCAATGGGTCATCGACGTCTACACGCTGGTGCTCGCATCACTGCTGCTGCTCGCGGGCGCCACCGGCGACCGGTTCGGCCGCAGGCGCACCTTCCACCTGGGTCTGACGGTGTTCGCGGTCGCGTCGCTGCTGTGCAGCGTGGCGCCCAACATCGAGACGTTGATCGCCGCACGCCTGCTGCAGGCGATCGGTGGTTCGATGCTCAACCCGGTGGCCATGTCGATCATCACGCAGGTGTTCACCGGCCGGGTCGAGCGCGCCCGTGCGATCGGCGTGTGGGGCAGCGTCGTCGGCATCTCGATGGCCCTGGGCCCGCTGGTCGGCGGCGCCCTGATCGAGTACGTCGACTGGCGCGCGGTGTTCTGGATCAACCTGCCGATCTGCGCGCTGGCGATCCTGCTGACCGCGATCTTCGTGCGGGAGTCGAAGTCGTCGACGATGCGCGACGTCGACCCCGTGGGCCAGGGCCTCGGCGTCGCGTTCCTGTTCGGTGTGGTGTTCGTGCTCATCGAGGGCCCGGGCATGGGCTGGACCGACCCGCGCACGCTGGCGGTGGCCGCGACCGCGCTCGTCGCGTTCCTGGCGTTCCTGCGCTACGAGTCCCGTCGCCACGACCCGTTCATCGATCTGCGGTTCTTCCGCAGCGTGCCGTTCGCGTCGGCCACCCTGGTCGCGGTGTGCGCGTTCGCGGCCTACGGCGCGTTCCTGTTCATGATGTCGCTGTACCTGCAGTCCGAGCGGGGCTACTCCGCGATGTTCACCGGGCTCATCTACCTGCCGATCGCCATCGGCGCGCTGATCTTCTCACCGCTGTCGGGCCGCATGGTGGGGCGGTTCGGCAGCCGTCCGTCGCTGGTGTCCGCGGGCGTCCTGATCACGGCCGCGACGGTGATGCTGGCGCAGATGACGGCGACGACGCCGGTGTGGCTGCTGCTGGTGATCTTCGCGGTGTTCGGTATCGGGTTCGCGTTGGTCAACGCGCCGATCACCACCGCGGCGGTCAGCGGTATGCCGCTCGACCGCGCGGGCGCGGCCTCGGCCGTCGCGTCCACCAGCAGGCAGGTCGGCGTGAGCATCGGTGTGGCCCTGTGCGGTTCGGTGGCCGGGACCGCGCTCGCAGGCACCGGCGTCGACTTCGCCGCGGCGTCGCGTCCGCTGTGGCTCATCTGCACGGCCCTCGGCGTGGTGATCGTCGCGATCGGCATCGTGTCGACGTCACCGTGGGCACTGCGCTCGGCAGAACGGCTCGCGCCCTTGATCGGTCAGCACCATCGTCCCGCGGAGGTGGCCCATGCCCGGTGA
- a CDS encoding YbaK/EbsC family protein, whose amino-acid sequence MKAQLFAPQEAGEPASVTIVTVNERNARVAAAVAAAGIEPAIRILDADAKTAAAAAEQLGCEVGAIANSLVFECDGEPLLVMASGAARVDTDVLARHLGAGAITKANPKLVRAATGQVIGGVAPTGHPQLLRTVVDETLASYPVIWTAAGTADSVMPLTYGQLLTLTGGKALPVR is encoded by the coding sequence GTGAAAGCACAACTGTTTGCACCGCAAGAGGCCGGCGAACCGGCATCGGTGACAATCGTCACCGTGAACGAACGGAATGCGCGTGTGGCGGCCGCTGTTGCCGCCGCCGGTATCGAACCGGCGATCAGGATCCTCGACGCAGACGCCAAGACGGCCGCGGCGGCCGCCGAGCAACTCGGCTGCGAGGTCGGCGCGATCGCCAACAGCCTGGTGTTCGAATGCGACGGCGAACCGCTGCTGGTGATGGCCAGCGGCGCGGCGCGCGTCGACACCGACGTGCTGGCGCGGCACCTCGGCGCCGGCGCGATCACCAAGGCGAATCCCAAGCTCGTGCGCGCGGCCACCGGCCAGGTGATAGGCGGCGTGGCCCCGACCGGGCATCCGCAACTGCTGCGCACCGTCGTCGACGAGACGCTCGCGTCATACCCGGTGATCTGGACGGCCGCGGGCACGGCCGATTCGGTGATGCCGCTGACCTACGGACAGCTGCTCACCCTCACCGGCGGGAAGGCCCTGCCGGTGAGGTGA
- a CDS encoding citrate synthase, with protein sequence MAEKPSNGQEHATVKYPGGELDLEIVHATEGADGIALGSLLAKTGYTTYDGGFVNTASTKSAITYIDGDAGILRYRGYPIEQLAEKSTFIEVSYLLIYGELPTAEQLETFTNQIQRHTLLHEDLKRFFDGFPRNAHPMPVLSSAVNALSAYYQDSLDPLDNKQVELSTIRLLAKLPTIAAYAYKKSEGQPFLYPDNSLSLVENFLRMTFGFPAEPYEVDPEIVRALDMLLILHADHEQNCSTSTVRLVGSSQANLFTSISGGINALWGPLHGGANQAVLEMLEKIRSQGGDVSDFVRKVKNREDGVKLMGFGHRVYKNYDPRARIVKEQADKILGKLGGDDELLDIAKQLEEIALTDDFFIERKLYPNVDYYTGVIYRAMGFPTRMFTVLFALGRLPGWIAHWREMHSEPNKIGRPRQIYTGYTERGYTDIAGR encoded by the coding sequence GTGGCCGAAAAACCGTCGAATGGGCAGGAGCACGCCACCGTCAAGTACCCGGGTGGCGAGCTGGATCTGGAGATCGTCCATGCCACCGAGGGCGCTGACGGTATCGCGCTGGGCTCATTGCTGGCCAAGACCGGCTACACGACCTACGACGGCGGGTTCGTCAACACCGCCTCGACCAAGAGCGCGATCACGTACATCGACGGTGACGCGGGGATCCTGCGGTATCGCGGCTACCCGATCGAGCAGCTTGCGGAGAAGTCGACGTTCATCGAGGTCAGCTATCTGCTGATCTACGGCGAACTCCCCACCGCCGAGCAGTTGGAGACGTTCACCAACCAGATCCAGCGGCACACGCTGCTGCACGAGGATCTCAAGCGGTTCTTCGACGGTTTCCCGCGCAACGCGCACCCCATGCCGGTGCTGTCCAGCGCGGTCAACGCGCTCTCGGCGTACTACCAGGACTCGCTGGATCCGCTGGACAACAAGCAGGTCGAGCTGTCGACCATCCGCCTGTTGGCCAAGCTACCGACGATCGCGGCGTACGCGTACAAGAAGTCCGAGGGCCAGCCGTTCCTGTACCCGGACAACTCGCTGAGCCTGGTGGAGAACTTCCTGCGGATGACGTTCGGTTTCCCGGCCGAGCCCTACGAGGTCGACCCGGAGATCGTGCGCGCGCTGGACATGCTGTTGATCCTGCACGCCGATCACGAGCAGAACTGCTCGACCTCGACGGTGCGTCTGGTGGGCAGCTCGCAGGCCAACCTGTTCACCTCGATCTCCGGTGGCATCAACGCGCTGTGGGGCCCGCTGCACGGCGGCGCCAACCAGGCCGTGCTGGAGATGCTGGAGAAGATCCGCTCGCAGGGCGGCGACGTCAGCGACTTCGTACGCAAGGTCAAAAACCGCGAGGACGGCGTGAAGCTCATGGGCTTCGGGCACCGCGTGTACAAGAACTACGATCCGCGGGCGCGCATCGTCAAGGAGCAGGCCGACAAGATCCTGGGCAAGCTCGGCGGCGACGACGAGCTGCTGGACATCGCCAAGCAGCTCGAGGAGATCGCGCTCACCGACGACTTCTTCATCGAGCGCAAGCTCTACCCGAACGTCGACTACTACACCGGCGTGATCTACCGGGCCATGGGCTTCCCGACGCGCATGTTCACGGTGCTGTTCGCGCTGGGCCGGCTGCCGGGCTGGATCGCGCACTGGCGTGAGATGCACTCCGAGCCCAACAAGATCGGCCGTCCGCGCCAGATCTACACCGGCTACACCGAGCGCGGCTACACCGACATCGCCGGCCGCTGA
- a CDS encoding TetR family transcriptional regulator, with the protein MAYQTQQPGLRERKKQRTRATLISAAIDLCVRQGYEQTTVEQIAAAAEVSARTFSRYFATKDAVMLAFLDDVVDLVAGELAQQPPELGELDAVFCAHITAFEKTRVAMPGQLTDDRLLAAARIFTSSPSLMQATMGFRPAPLFEVLAKRMGVSADDRKIALIASLWNAIMTTALVQLVPDVDWATVTVERIVNQMRTTYAEFLEVAGRRHEFA; encoded by the coding sequence GTGGCATACCAGACGCAGCAACCGGGTCTTCGCGAACGGAAGAAACAGCGAACGCGTGCGACGCTGATCAGTGCCGCGATCGACCTGTGCGTCCGGCAGGGGTACGAGCAGACCACCGTCGAGCAGATCGCGGCGGCCGCGGAGGTCTCGGCGCGCACGTTCAGCCGCTACTTCGCCACCAAGGATGCCGTGATGCTGGCGTTCCTCGACGACGTCGTAGACCTCGTCGCCGGTGAACTCGCGCAGCAGCCGCCCGAGCTCGGTGAGCTCGATGCGGTCTTCTGTGCGCACATCACGGCGTTCGAAAAGACGAGGGTCGCGATGCCGGGTCAGCTCACCGACGACCGGTTGCTGGCCGCGGCGCGCATCTTCACGTCCTCGCCGTCGCTCATGCAGGCCACGATGGGCTTTCGGCCCGCGCCGCTGTTCGAGGTCCTCGCCAAGCGCATGGGCGTCTCGGCCGACGACCGCAAGATCGCGCTGATCGCGTCGCTGTGGAACGCGATCATGACGACGGCCCTGGTTCAGCTGGTCCCCGACGTCGATTGGGCAACCGTGACCGTCGAGCGCATCGTCAACCAGATGCGCACGACATACGCCGAGTTTCTAGAGGTGGCCGGCCGCAGGCACGAGTTCGCGTGA